One Bradyrhizobium manausense DNA segment encodes these proteins:
- a CDS encoding SDR family NAD(P)-dependent oxidoreductase has translation MTQTTYADLANRVVVITGGASGIGAAFTRAFAAQGARVAFLDLDTQAGEALAQELAKTSRTAPLFVPCDLMDIDALRAALAKVQGSLGDAAVLVNNAANDQRQVLSDVTPADFDWMIGVNFKHVFFAAQAVVPQMQARGGGSIINMSSVAWMRGAPALPVYAGAKAAIVGFTNSLGRKFGADRIRVNAIAPGMVITERQRRLWYPDERVITEMRTRQAVPDAVTPDDIADMALFLASDASRRISCQCFRVDGGLA, from the coding sequence ATGACCCAGACGACCTATGCCGACCTCGCCAATCGCGTGGTGGTGATCACCGGAGGCGCCAGCGGCATCGGCGCCGCCTTTACGCGCGCGTTTGCCGCTCAGGGCGCGCGTGTCGCCTTCCTCGATCTCGACACCCAAGCGGGCGAAGCGCTGGCGCAGGAGTTGGCGAAGACCTCTCGCACGGCACCGCTGTTCGTGCCCTGCGACCTCATGGATATCGACGCCCTGCGTGCTGCACTGGCAAAGGTACAGGGTTCGCTTGGCGATGCTGCGGTCCTCGTCAACAACGCCGCCAACGACCAGCGCCAGGTGCTTTCAGACGTGACGCCGGCGGATTTCGACTGGATGATCGGCGTCAACTTCAAGCACGTCTTCTTTGCCGCACAGGCCGTGGTGCCGCAGATGCAGGCGCGCGGCGGCGGCTCGATCATCAATATGTCGTCGGTGGCCTGGATGCGCGGCGCACCGGCGCTGCCGGTCTATGCCGGGGCCAAGGCGGCGATCGTCGGCTTCACCAATTCGCTGGGCCGCAAGTTCGGCGCCGACCGCATCCGCGTCAACGCCATCGCGCCGGGGATGGTGATCACCGAGCGGCAGCGCCGGCTGTGGTATCCGGACGAGCGGGTCATCACCGAAATGCGCACGCGCCAGGCCGTACCCGACGCGGTGACACCCGACGATATCGCCGACATGGCGCTTTTCCTTGCCTCAGACGCGAGCCGGCGCATCAGCTGCCAGTGTTTCCGCGTGGATGGCGGCTTGGCCTAG
- a CDS encoding ABC transporter ATP-binding protein, translating into MTALSIRALSKRYANLEVLKGIDLDIESGEFTVLVGPSGCGKSTLLNIVAGLDRASDGTIEIGGRVVNDVPPKDRDIAMVFQSYALYPSMTVRQNITFGMECRGVAKAEQEKALANVARLLQIEPLLGRKPSQLSGGQRQRVAMGRALVRDPLLFLFDEPLSNLDAKLRVEMRMEIKRLHQRIGATIIYVTHDQIEAMTMATRIAVMHRGVVQQFADPDTIYRYPANLFVARFMGSPPMNTMPARLETDAGGLVVVIGAGRPDEVRIRLQGYEAASSYVGREVVLGIRPECIAEGDRVFSGATGAPVIVTAPVELVEPTGAETIVLLRLGGEPAQARISPDIRPTPGATASFALDTRRICLFDPETERLIA; encoded by the coding sequence ATGACAGCATTGAGCATTCGCGCCCTGTCCAAGCGCTACGCCAATCTGGAGGTGCTGAAAGGCATCGATCTCGATATCGAGAGCGGCGAGTTCACAGTGCTGGTCGGGCCGTCCGGCTGCGGCAAGTCCACGCTGCTCAACATTGTCGCGGGGCTCGATCGCGCGAGTGACGGCACGATCGAGATCGGCGGGCGCGTCGTCAATGACGTGCCGCCCAAGGACCGCGACATCGCCATGGTGTTCCAGTCCTACGCGCTCTATCCGTCGATGACAGTGCGCCAGAACATCACATTCGGCATGGAATGCCGAGGTGTCGCCAAGGCGGAGCAGGAGAAGGCGCTGGCGAATGTCGCCCGTCTCCTCCAGATCGAGCCGCTGCTCGGCCGCAAGCCGTCGCAATTGTCCGGCGGCCAGCGCCAGCGCGTGGCGATGGGGCGGGCGCTGGTGCGCGATCCCCTGCTCTTCCTGTTCGACGAGCCGCTCTCCAACCTCGACGCCAAGCTGCGCGTCGAGATGCGCATGGAGATCAAGCGGCTGCACCAGCGCATCGGCGCCACCATCATCTATGTCACCCACGACCAGATCGAGGCGATGACGATGGCAACCCGCATCGCCGTGATGCATCGCGGCGTCGTGCAGCAATTCGCCGATCCGGACACCATCTATCGCTATCCGGCCAATCTGTTCGTCGCGCGCTTCATGGGTTCACCGCCGATGAACACGATGCCGGCCCGGCTCGAGACCGACGCCGGAGGGCTCGTGGTGGTGATCGGCGCAGGCCGGCCAGATGAAGTCCGCATCCGCCTGCAGGGCTATGAGGCAGCATCATCCTATGTCGGCCGCGAGGTCGTGCTCGGGATCCGGCCGGAATGCATCGCCGAAGGCGACCGCGTGTTCTCTGGCGCTACCGGCGCGCCCGTCATCGTCACCGCGCCGGTCGAGCTGGTCGAACCCACGGGCGCCGAGACCATCGTTCTGCTGCGGCTTGGCGGCGAGCCCGCGCAGGCACGCATCTCGCCGGACATCCGGCCCACACCGGGCGCGACCGCCTCCTTCGCGCTCGATACCCGCCGCATTTGCCTGTTCGACCCCGAGACGGAGCGACTGATCGCATGA
- the gltA gene encoding citrate synthase: MDAKPSNKTATLTVGNKNYDLPIHSGSVGPDVIDIGKLYGQSGLFTYDPGFTSTASCQSKITYIDGDAGVLEYRGYPIEQLAENGDFLETCYLLLYGSLPTAAQKKDFDDRVIHHTMVHEQMARFFQGFRRDAHPMAVMVASVGALAAFYHDSTDINDPKQRMIASMRMIAKIPTLAAMAYKYTVGQPFVYPKNSLTFAENFLNMCFAVPCEEYKINPVLADALDKIFILHADHEQNASTSTVRIAGSSGANPFACIAAGIACLWGPAHGGANEAALAMLAEIGSVDKIPEFIAKVKDKNSEVRLMGFGHRVYKNYDPRAKIMQKMCHAVLKETGHGDDPMLKVALELEKIALSDQYFIDRKLYPNVDFYSGITLKAMGFPVSMFTVLFAVARTVGWISQWSEMIEDPQQKIGRPRQLYTGVTRRDYVAMKDRK; the protein is encoded by the coding sequence ATGGACGCAAAACCAAGCAACAAGACCGCCACGCTGACGGTCGGAAACAAGAATTACGATCTTCCGATTCACAGCGGCAGCGTCGGACCTGATGTCATCGATATCGGCAAGCTGTACGGCCAGTCCGGCCTGTTCACTTACGATCCCGGCTTCACCTCGACCGCGAGCTGCCAGTCCAAGATCACCTATATCGACGGTGACGCTGGCGTGCTGGAATACCGCGGCTACCCGATCGAGCAGCTCGCCGAGAACGGCGACTTCCTCGAGACCTGCTATCTGCTGCTCTACGGGAGCCTGCCGACCGCCGCGCAGAAGAAGGATTTCGACGATCGCGTGATCCATCACACGATGGTGCACGAACAGATGGCCCGGTTCTTCCAGGGCTTCCGCCGCGACGCCCATCCGATGGCCGTGATGGTGGCTTCGGTCGGCGCGCTCGCCGCGTTCTACCACGACTCCACCGACATCAATGATCCGAAGCAGCGCATGATCGCTTCCATGCGCATGATCGCGAAGATCCCGACGCTGGCGGCGATGGCCTACAAGTACACGGTCGGCCAGCCCTTCGTGTATCCGAAGAACTCGCTCACCTTCGCCGAGAACTTCCTCAACATGTGCTTCGCCGTGCCGTGCGAGGAGTACAAGATCAATCCGGTGCTCGCCGACGCGCTGGACAAGATCTTCATCCTGCATGCCGACCACGAGCAGAACGCCTCGACCTCGACGGTGCGTATCGCCGGCTCCTCCGGCGCCAACCCGTTCGCCTGCATCGCCGCCGGCATCGCCTGCCTCTGGGGCCCGGCCCATGGCGGCGCCAACGAAGCCGCGCTTGCGATGCTCGCCGAGATCGGCTCCGTCGACAAGATCCCCGAGTTCATTGCCAAGGTGAAGGACAAGAATTCTGAAGTCCGCCTGATGGGCTTCGGTCATCGCGTCTACAAGAACTACGATCCGCGCGCCAAGATCATGCAGAAGATGTGTCACGCCGTGCTCAAGGAGACCGGTCATGGCGACGATCCGATGCTGAAGGTGGCGCTCGAGCTCGAGAAGATCGCGCTCAGCGACCAGTACTTCATCGACCGCAAGCTGTACCCGAACGTCGACTTCTATTCGGGCATCACGCTGAAGGCGATGGGCTTCCCGGTCTCGATGTTCACCGTGCTGTTCGCGGTCGCCCGCACCGTTGGCTGGATCAGCCAGTGGAGCGAGATGATCGAGGACCCGCAGCAGAAGATCGGCCGTCCGCGCCAGCTCTACACCGGCGTCACCCGCCGCGACTACGTCGCGATGAAGGATCGCAAGTAA
- a CDS encoding carbohydrate ABC transporter permease has protein sequence MTNAASTATQPGRSATSEAVRRLPEYLMIWVPLLLSAAHLISFSIWTIWISFTPSTLIPVSGWVGLRNYTAVLASRNWQIAFDNLLLFGIAFVLLSLITGLLLAILLDQRIRGENVLRTIFLYPLAVSFVVTGTVWSWLLNPGIGIEKLAHDLGWTAFHFDWLVNRDMAIWTIVIAAIWQSSGFAMALFLAGLRSVDADIIKAAQIDGAGPIRTYWRVILPTLWPITITVVVIQLQFAISAFDLVRALTNGGPGIATQLPALVVYDLMFQRSQLGRGAAAAVLMLLILLAVLLPYAAWRYVQRRQANHA, from the coding sequence TTGACCAACGCCGCCTCGACAGCAACGCAACCGGGCCGGTCGGCGACCTCTGAAGCGGTGCGCCGGCTGCCCGAATATCTCATGATCTGGGTGCCGCTGCTGTTGTCAGCAGCGCACCTCATTTCGTTTTCGATCTGGACGATCTGGATTTCGTTCACGCCGTCCACCCTCATTCCGGTCTCGGGCTGGGTTGGCCTGCGCAACTACACCGCGGTCCTCGCGTCGCGGAACTGGCAGATTGCCTTCGACAATCTGCTGCTGTTCGGCATCGCCTTCGTGCTGCTCAGCCTGATCACCGGCCTCCTGCTCGCGATCCTGCTCGATCAGCGCATTCGCGGCGAAAACGTGCTGCGGACCATCTTCCTGTATCCCTTGGCCGTGTCGTTCGTCGTCACGGGCACGGTCTGGAGCTGGCTTCTCAATCCCGGCATCGGGATCGAAAAGCTCGCCCATGACCTCGGCTGGACTGCCTTCCACTTCGACTGGCTCGTCAACCGCGACATGGCGATCTGGACCATCGTGATCGCTGCGATCTGGCAATCCTCCGGCTTCGCCATGGCCCTCTTCCTGGCCGGCCTTCGCTCCGTCGATGCCGACATCATCAAGGCCGCGCAGATCGATGGCGCCGGGCCGATCCGAACCTATTGGCGCGTCATCCTGCCGACGCTTTGGCCGATCACCATCACCGTCGTCGTGATCCAGTTGCAGTTTGCGATTTCGGCCTTCGACCTCGTCCGCGCACTCACCAATGGCGGACCGGGAATCGCGACCCAGCTACCGGCCCTCGTCGTCTATGATTTGATGTTCCAGCGCAGCCAGCTCGGCCGCGGTGCCGCAGCGGCGGTCCTGATGCTGCTGATCCTGCTCGCGGTGCTGCTGCCCTATGCGGCGTGGCGTTATGTCCAACGACGGCAGGCCAACCATGCGTGA
- a CDS encoding ABC transporter substrate-binding protein, with protein sequence MPITTTRRRLLAGSAAALAFPALARAQGAVKPRLTAISQWSAGSDGAAITALGKKFEEKGGIWQHSPVPGFTTEMMNKLRAQIIAGDPPACSQLKGPEIAAWSKIAPTVDLDAVVAAAGYEKVVAPDLAKLHKPAGKWIALPLQIYSTNMLFLSKRGMDKAKADKVPVTWADFNALAEKMKSAGMAYPIANGGTRPDDGQKFEASFAGISPTAYRAAIMNLDKKALQGPEIKAAFAQTRKIADWCDPNVGAQPYATNLKRFVDGDMGMLIMGGWAQGVLKNAGFKFDDYVITPGPSDNSKPVFLLNADAFIFWQRKEADLQAGQMLMAQLVMDPAIQTMYSQITGSIPVRTDVDLSGEGWSDGQRRTAAALKDAVASNQAVLSVAHNMAQENGLTAAMIDVITEYVKNKTIKPEEAVTRLAEAVESSR encoded by the coding sequence ATGCCAATCACAACAACACGGCGTCGTCTGCTCGCTGGATCCGCTGCCGCACTTGCGTTTCCGGCCCTCGCCCGCGCGCAAGGCGCGGTCAAGCCGCGCCTCACCGCAATCTCGCAATGGTCCGCGGGCAGCGATGGAGCCGCCATCACGGCGCTCGGCAAGAAGTTCGAGGAGAAAGGCGGCATCTGGCAGCACTCGCCCGTCCCCGGCTTCACCACCGAGATGATGAACAAGCTGCGGGCCCAGATCATCGCCGGCGATCCGCCGGCTTGCTCGCAGCTCAAGGGTCCCGAGATTGCCGCCTGGTCGAAGATCGCTCCGACCGTCGATCTCGACGCCGTGGTCGCGGCTGCGGGCTACGAGAAGGTCGTCGCGCCGGACCTTGCAAAACTGCACAAGCCGGCGGGCAAGTGGATCGCGCTGCCCCTGCAGATCTACAGCACGAACATGCTGTTTCTCTCCAAGCGCGGGATGGACAAGGCCAAGGCGGACAAGGTCCCCGTCACCTGGGCTGACTTCAATGCTCTTGCCGAGAAAATGAAGTCGGCCGGCATGGCCTATCCCATCGCCAACGGCGGCACCCGCCCCGATGACGGGCAAAAGTTCGAGGCCTCCTTCGCCGGCATCAGCCCGACGGCATACCGCGCTGCCATCATGAATCTCGACAAGAAGGCCCTGCAGGGGCCCGAGATCAAGGCGGCCTTCGCACAGACGCGCAAGATCGCCGACTGGTGTGACCCCAATGTCGGCGCCCAACCCTATGCCACCAATCTGAAGCGTTTCGTCGATGGCGACATGGGCATGTTGATCATGGGCGGCTGGGCACAGGGCGTGTTGAAGAACGCCGGTTTCAAGTTCGACGACTACGTCATCACCCCCGGCCCCAGTGACAATAGCAAGCCGGTGTTCCTGTTGAATGCCGATGCCTTCATCTTCTGGCAGCGCAAGGAGGCCGACCTCCAGGCCGGCCAGATGCTGATGGCTCAGCTCGTGATGGATCCGGCGATCCAGACCATGTACTCGCAGATCACCGGATCGATCCCCGTGCGCACCGATGTCGATCTGTCCGGTGAAGGCTGGTCGGATGGCCAGCGGCGGACCGCAGCAGCGCTGAAAGACGCGGTCGCCAGCAACCAGGCCGTCCTGAGCGTTGCGCACAACATGGCGCAGGAAAACGGCCTCACCGCTGCGATGATCGACGTCATCACCGAATATGTGAAGAACAAGACGATCAAGCCGGAGGAGGCTGTCACGCGCCTCGCCGAGGCCGTCGAGAGCTCGCGTTGA
- a CDS encoding ROK family transcriptional regulator yields the protein MEMPEQPRSRRQTRAAILTHLLQSGGSFRPPLAKAVRLSEASLSRILFDLKAEGLIEEVRRPAPYVGGPTGLVSLDRTVALAALELTERWLSVGVGGLSGELHYTERVPLPKKPTVESVGRVFREALVLLRDWTRRRRIGLAQVGVTVPGLGRLSEFGNPIIPCDVERIGDMFGELFAGVPVTFTNSVVAHATFHRCRTDNYPFDDAHLFVFVGQGVAGAWVDDPIEDDALDPVELGHMVFGTGGPRCRCGHHGCVEAYTSLPALAELLRTTEAELLQLGSDWVTTIPLTARVRQELRQRLFRLGLAIGNTLNVKPCRGVVVSGWPSLLTEDDRKAVVDGIDACLLGGRKLAQMSLAFVPPSNGNDPQAALAFAGFCLARSGGMPSASTEAA from the coding sequence ATGGAAATGCCGGAGCAGCCGAGAAGTCGGCGGCAGACGCGCGCTGCCATTTTGACTCATCTACTGCAGTCCGGCGGCTCGTTCCGGCCGCCGCTGGCAAAGGCCGTGCGCCTGTCCGAAGCGAGCCTGTCGCGCATCCTGTTTGATCTGAAAGCAGAAGGCCTGATCGAGGAAGTCAGGCGCCCTGCCCCTTATGTCGGCGGCCCGACGGGTCTGGTGTCGCTCGATCGTACGGTGGCGCTCGCGGCGCTCGAGCTCACCGAACGCTGGCTCAGCGTCGGCGTTGGCGGTCTGTCGGGCGAACTGCATTACACCGAGCGCGTGCCGCTGCCGAAGAAGCCGACCGTCGAATCCGTCGGCCGCGTATTTCGCGAGGCGCTGGTCTTGCTGCGAGACTGGACACGGCGGCGCCGCATCGGACTAGCGCAGGTCGGCGTCACCGTTCCAGGCCTCGGCCGGCTGAGTGAGTTCGGCAACCCGATCATTCCCTGCGATGTCGAACGGATCGGCGACATGTTCGGCGAACTGTTCGCGGGTGTGCCGGTCACTTTCACCAATTCGGTGGTGGCGCACGCCACTTTCCATCGTTGCCGCACGGACAACTACCCGTTCGACGACGCGCATCTGTTCGTGTTCGTCGGCCAGGGCGTCGCCGGCGCCTGGGTGGACGATCCGATCGAAGATGACGCGCTCGACCCGGTCGAGCTCGGCCACATGGTGTTCGGAACCGGCGGCCCCCGCTGCCGCTGCGGTCATCATGGCTGCGTCGAAGCCTACACGTCGCTGCCGGCGCTGGCCGAGCTGCTGCGCACCACCGAGGCCGAACTGCTCCAGCTCGGCAGTGATTGGGTGACCACGATCCCCCTCACAGCACGGGTTCGCCAGGAATTGCGCCAGCGCCTCTTCCGGCTTGGCCTTGCCATCGGCAACACATTGAACGTCAAGCCATGCCGCGGCGTTGTCGTCAGCGGCTGGCCATCGCTTCTCACGGAAGATGACCGAAAAGCCGTCGTTGACGGGATCGATGCATGCCTGTTGGGCGGACGGAAACTGGCGCAAATGTCGCTCGCCTTCGTTCCGCCCTCGAACGGCAATGATCCGCAGGCAGCCCTCGCCTTCGCTGGGTTCTGCCTGGCGAGATCTGGCGGAATGCCGTCCGCATCGACGGAGGCTGCCTGA
- a CDS encoding carbohydrate ABC transporter permease translates to MRDRSFTPGRILIYLVVTLFAAGYLAPLVVVVLNSLRTNEEIAQGSMIGWPQHLAWGNYALAWSGFCVAETCSGIRPYMLNSALITIPATIVSTLLGAVAGYAVSLWRFRGDNWIYGIVTLGLFLPQQMRLLPWTIVLRDIGLINTLTGLVLIHTIQGLSFTVLFCRNYYIAIPHELIRAARIDGAGFFRIFWRIILPLSSPILIVTVIWQFTHIWNEFLFGVTFTTGQQQPVTAALIALSAAVADIPQHGVQSAAVIIAALPTLLIYLFGGRYFVRGLTAGAVK, encoded by the coding sequence ATGCGTGACCGATCCTTCACGCCGGGCCGCATCCTGATCTATCTCGTCGTGACATTGTTCGCGGCAGGCTATCTCGCGCCGCTGGTCGTCGTCGTGCTGAACTCGCTCCGGACGAACGAGGAGATCGCACAGGGGTCGATGATCGGCTGGCCGCAACATTTGGCCTGGGGCAATTACGCCCTCGCCTGGAGCGGCTTCTGCGTCGCCGAGACATGCTCTGGCATCCGGCCGTATATGCTGAACTCCGCGCTGATCACGATTCCCGCGACCATCGTCTCTACCCTGCTTGGTGCCGTCGCCGGTTACGCCGTGTCGCTCTGGCGCTTTCGCGGCGACAACTGGATCTATGGCATCGTGACGCTCGGCCTCTTCCTTCCGCAGCAGATGCGCCTGCTGCCCTGGACCATCGTGCTGCGGGACATCGGCCTCATTAATACGCTGACGGGTCTGGTGCTGATTCACACCATCCAGGGGCTCTCCTTCACCGTGCTGTTCTGTCGAAACTATTATATCGCCATTCCGCACGAACTGATCCGGGCCGCGCGCATCGACGGCGCCGGATTCTTTCGCATCTTCTGGCGGATCATTCTGCCGCTCTCGTCTCCGATCCTGATCGTCACGGTGATCTGGCAGTTCACCCATATCTGGAACGAGTTCCTCTTTGGCGTGACCTTCACGACCGGCCAGCAGCAGCCCGTCACGGCCGCACTCATCGCGCTGTCTGCCGCGGTCGCAGATATTCCCCAGCATGGCGTGCAGAGCGCAGCGGTGATCATCGCAGCCCTGCCGACTTTGCTGATCTATCTGTTCGGCGGCAGGTACTTTGTTCGCGGCCTTACCGCCGGCGCAGTGAAATGA